The bacterium genome includes a window with the following:
- a CDS encoding TIM barrel protein: MSLLDLRSQAVRRTPEQLVEHLKSFNLDLKFSAGIWFFSPSDSRFHEKYGPDLSIEQRLEIARGLKEYGLAGLEAHYPNEINEVNEKLWRDFCADTGIRLVTVVPLLFRSREFEFGSLSNPMPEARKAAIEVTRRALEINCRMDTDFCVVWPGIDGYENPFGIDFAAMRDRFADGLAEAMDCVPGVRVAFEPKPYEPRGRIIFGTTPEGMLLCRMVEERLQNPENRRLLVEEHALVGMNPEVGHALMAYEDLPYAYSWPLSEGRLCHMHLNSQPLGNFDQDLNVGMISPEQTEALLYVLKMHGYQGWFGIDINPERMPVDVALRISMDALRAANDRIDEMDHESIVCAANRPDKARGWLEAYLVRARAKYPDRLSPLRPLK, translated from the coding sequence ATGTCTCTTCTTGACCTTCGGTCGCAAGCGGTGCGCAGGACGCCTGAGCAGTTGGTCGAACACCTGAAGTCATTCAACCTCGACCTGAAGTTCTCGGCCGGCATCTGGTTCTTCTCGCCGTCTGACAGCCGGTTCCACGAGAAGTACGGGCCTGACCTGAGCATCGAACAGCGGCTGGAGATCGCGCGCGGGTTGAAGGAGTACGGTCTGGCCGGACTGGAGGCGCATTACCCGAACGAAATCAACGAGGTAAACGAGAAGCTGTGGCGCGACTTCTGCGCTGATACCGGCATCCGGCTGGTAACGGTCGTGCCGCTTCTGTTCCGCAGCCGCGAGTTCGAGTTCGGCTCGCTATCAAACCCTATGCCTGAAGCACGCAAGGCGGCCATCGAGGTAACGCGTCGTGCCCTTGAGATCAACTGCCGGATGGACACCGACTTCTGTGTTGTCTGGCCCGGGATAGACGGATACGAGAATCCGTTCGGCATCGACTTCGCGGCGATGCGCGACCGGTTTGCCGACGGCCTGGCCGAGGCGATGGATTGCGTGCCCGGTGTGCGGGTCGCGTTCGAGCCCAAGCCGTATGAGCCACGCGGGAGAATCATCTTCGGCACGACGCCCGAGGGAATGCTGCTGTGCCGCATGGTCGAGGAGAGGTTGCAGAATCCCGAGAACCGGCGGCTGCTGGTCGAGGAGCACGCGCTGGTCGGGATGAACCCCGAGGTCGGGCATGCGCTGATGGCTTATGAGGACCTGCCCTATGCGTACAGCTGGCCGCTTTCCGAAGGCAGGCTCTGCCACATGCACCTGAACAGCCAGCCGCTTGGCAACTTCGATCAGGACCTGAACGTGGGCATGATTTCGCCTGAGCAGACCGAGGCGTTGCTCTACGTTCTGAAGATGCACGGCTATCAAGGTTGGTTCGGCATCGACATCAATCCGGAGCGGATGCCGGTGGACGTGGCCTTGCGTATCTCGATGGATGCTCTGCGCGCTGCCAATGACCGCATCGACGAGATGGACCACGAGTCCATCGTGTGTGCGGCCAACCGCCCCGACAAGGCGCGCGGGTGGTTGGAAGCGTACCTGGTGCGTGCGCGCGCGAAGTACCCGGACAGACTTTCACCTCTGCGGCCACTCAAGTAG
- the xylB gene encoding xylulokinase has product MPLLLGIDIGTSGSKAVLIAPDGSVRSEATTEYSMSVPRPGWAEQNPEDWWQATIVSIKQVLAGAGGESIAGIGLTGQMHGLVLLDEAGKVLRPCIMWNDQRTATQCAEIEQEIGRAKLIELAGKPALTGFTAGKILWVRENELDIYRRARHVLLPKDYVRYRLTGALAMDVADGSGTLLMDVRRRMWSDQLLRLLDIPNEWLPPLHECHEVVAEVSAQAALATGLRAGTPVVAGAGDQAAQSIGTGIAREGIVSVTIGTSGVVFAATNQYRFDPTGELHAYCHAVPDTWHLMGVTLSAGGSLRWFRDTLCQDEKAEAKRTGRDVYDVITELAATAPAGSVSLLFLPYLSGERTPHADPNARGVFFGLSLRHTKAHMARAVLEGVTFSLRECLDLLCNLGQSCVRVRVSGGGSRSAFWRQMMADVFGTEIVEVNVTQGAAYGAALLAGVGTGVYTDAEQACERTVHETGSTKPGPDARAYVDSYERYRALYPKLREEFKLLAETAGRQ; this is encoded by the coding sequence ATGCCACTACTTCTCGGCATTGATATTGGGACCTCGGGAAGTAAGGCTGTCCTCATTGCTCCTGACGGTAGCGTTAGGAGCGAGGCGACCACGGAATACTCAATGTCGGTGCCGAGACCAGGCTGGGCTGAGCAGAACCCTGAGGATTGGTGGCAAGCCACCATCGTCAGCATCAAACAGGTTCTGGCTGGTGCGGGAGGGGAGAGCATTGCCGGCATTGGTCTCACCGGGCAGATGCACGGGCTGGTGTTGCTGGACGAAGCAGGCAAGGTGCTGCGTCCGTGTATTATGTGGAACGACCAGCGGACTGCGACCCAGTGCGCGGAGATTGAACAGGAGATAGGACGGGCGAAGCTGATTGAGTTGGCAGGGAAACCCGCGTTGACCGGCTTCACTGCGGGTAAGATTCTTTGGGTGCGAGAGAATGAGCTGGACATCTACCGCCGCGCCCGGCATGTTCTGTTGCCCAAGGACTACGTTCGCTACCGGCTGACCGGGGCGTTGGCCATGGATGTAGCTGACGGCTCGGGTACGCTATTGATGGACGTGCGCAGGCGAATGTGGTCGGACCAGTTGCTCAGGCTGCTAGACATCCCGAACGAGTGGCTGCCGCCGCTGCACGAGTGCCATGAGGTAGTTGCTGAAGTCAGCGCCCAAGCTGCGCTAGCTACAGGACTGCGAGCGGGAACGCCGGTTGTTGCCGGAGCGGGCGACCAGGCAGCGCAGTCCATTGGGACGGGAATTGCACGTGAGGGCATTGTCTCGGTTACCATTGGAACGTCAGGTGTGGTCTTCGCAGCCACGAACCAGTACAGGTTCGATCCAACCGGCGAGCTTCACGCCTACTGCCATGCAGTCCCTGATACATGGCACCTGATGGGCGTTACTCTGTCCGCGGGAGGCAGCCTGCGCTGGTTCAGGGATACACTCTGTCAGGACGAGAAGGCTGAAGCGAAGCGGACCGGACGTGACGTCTACGATGTCATCACAGAACTGGCTGCCACTGCGCCGGCCGGCTCTGTCAGCTTGCTTTTCCTCCCGTACCTCTCTGGTGAGCGGACACCTCATGCTGACCCGAATGCGCGCGGGGTCTTCTTCGGTCTGTCACTCAGGCACACCAAGGCACATATGGCTCGGGCGGTGCTTGAAGGAGTGACGTTCTCCTTGCGCGAGTGCCTGGACTTGCTGTGCAACCTTGGCCAGAGCTGTGTGCGGGTGCGGGTCTCGGGTGGTGGCTCGCGGTCCGCATTCTGGCGGCAGATGATGGCCGATGTGTTTGGAACTGAGATCGTTGAAGTCAACGTCACACAGGGCGCGGCCTACGGCGCGGCGCTCCTGGCCGGAGTCGGAACAGGTGTCTACACGGATGCGGAGCAGGCATGCGAGCGGACCGTGCACGAGACGGGCAGCACAAAGCCGGGGCCGGATGCCCGCGCATACGTTGATTCGTACGAGCGCTATCGCGCGCTCTATCCGAAGCTAAGAGAGGAATTCAAGCTGCTGGCAGAGACAGCCGGGCGGCAGTAG
- a CDS encoding glycoside hydrolase family 5 protein, whose protein sequence is MLKVKGNSIVDGQGHKVRLRGFGVGGWLNSENFINGYPGFESGLRQALAEQLGAGRAAFLWERMLDYFLAEPDIALVKELGCTVVRLPFNYRHFESDSEPGQWLESGFKRLDQVIDWCGKHGLYAIPDMHAVPGWQDPDWHSDHYGRLTLIWSHKQFQDRFVALWEEFARRYRGNPVVAGYNVMNEPVTGVPYGFFGYPYRPDWEPLNRLNRRVVEAIRRIDTEHIIYLEGDRFSTLFAGLDAPFADNLVYSSHNYVRACLGMGPYPGEFSGALWDRAKMKADFEQQEGTVFCRRHGVPLWVGEFGGAFDSAESEFRLRALDDQLSVFEDAGVDWTIWTWKDMGMMGLAVVDPESDYARAIAPVLAAKRELGTDSWVPNQPRTPIQQKTYELAELILSRLPETRADRALFRFYAEQSLLGNFTAAYMHPAYASCFKGMDEAAIDRTMQSFALDRCRINGPLRRVLQKHLARA, encoded by the coding sequence ATGTTGAAGGTTAAGGGCAACTCCATCGTTGACGGGCAAGGCCACAAGGTGAGGCTGCGCGGGTTCGGGGTCGGCGGCTGGTTGAACAGCGAGAACTTCATCAACGGCTATCCCGGTTTCGAGTCCGGGCTTCGCCAGGCACTCGCCGAGCAGCTTGGGGCCGGCCGCGCAGCGTTCCTCTGGGAGAGGATGCTCGACTATTTCCTCGCCGAGCCCGACATCGCGCTTGTGAAGGAGCTGGGCTGTACGGTTGTGCGCCTGCCATTCAACTATCGGCACTTCGAGTCTGACTCCGAGCCCGGTCAGTGGCTGGAATCGGGATTCAAGCGCCTTGACCAGGTCATAGATTGGTGCGGCAAGCACGGTTTGTATGCGATTCCAGACATGCACGCGGTGCCGGGCTGGCAGGACCCGGATTGGCATTCCGACCACTACGGTCGCCTCACGCTCATCTGGTCCCACAAGCAGTTCCAGGACCGCTTCGTGGCCCTATGGGAGGAGTTCGCTCGCAGGTACCGCGGAAATCCGGTTGTGGCAGGGTACAATGTGATGAACGAGCCGGTGACCGGCGTGCCATATGGCTTCTTCGGTTACCCCTATCGACCGGACTGGGAGCCTCTAAATCGCCTGAACCGTCGCGTGGTCGAAGCCATCCGCCGGATTGACACTGAGCACATCATCTACCTTGAAGGAGACCGGTTCTCGACGCTCTTCGCCGGTCTGGATGCGCCGTTCGCGGACAACCTCGTCTACTCCAGCCACAACTACGTCAGGGCGTGCCTTGGAATGGGGCCGTATCCCGGCGAGTTCAGCGGAGCCCTATGGGACCGCGCGAAGATGAAGGCTGATTTCGAGCAGCAGGAAGGCACGGTTTTCTGTCGTCGCCATGGCGTGCCGCTATGGGTCGGAGAATTCGGCGGGGCGTTCGACAGTGCCGAATCCGAGTTCCGTCTACGGGCGCTGGACGACCAGCTTTCGGTCTTTGAGGACGCCGGCGTCGACTGGACCATTTGGACGTGGAAGGACATGGGGATGATGGGGCTGGCCGTTGTTGACCCGGAGTCGGATTACGCTCGCGCGATAGCTCCGGTGCTCGCGGCGAAGCGCGAACTGGGGACAGACTCCTGGGTCCCTAACCAGCCGCGGACGCCGATTCAGCAGAAGACATACGAGCTGGCGGAACTGATTCTCAGCAGGCTGCCGGAGACCCGGGCCGACCGCGCGCTCTTCCGGTTCTATGCCGAACAGAGCCTGCTCGGCAATTTCACGGCCGCATACATGCACCCGGCCTACGCAAGCTGCTTCAAAGGCATGGACGAGGCAGCGATTGACCGGACGATGCAGTCGTTTGCGCTCGACCGCTGCCGGATCAACGGGCCGCTCAGAAGGGTCTTGCAGAAACACCTTGCCAGAGCCTAG
- a CDS encoding rhamnulokinase family protein: MRRPPKFLAFDLGAESGRAMLGELDGRRLGVRELSRFPNRILELNGHLFWDVWHLLDEVKNGLRACAAEEPTSVGIDTWGVDFGLLASDGTLLGLPYSYRDGRTDGAMSRFRRLVPKRRVYELTGIQFLPINTLYQLYSMKRDRSPLLDVATDLLFMPDLFNHLLTGRKATEFTIATTSQLYNPSKQEWSAELLKALGLPKRVMQDIVQPGTEVGPLSSPVAAEVGLKRARVVATASHDTASAVAAVPVEAEAWMFISAGTWSLVGVETEKPITTAAALRHNFTNEGGVGGRFRFLKNVTGFWLLQQLVKSWGEAAEYGSLVKEAAEAKPLNAVFDPDADCFRAPEDMGKALVEYCRSARQRPPRTRAEQVRAVLESLALKYRLVRDELEKVTGREIERVHIVGGGAHNSLLCQMTADALGLPVHAGPAEATAVGNILVQAMAAGLVSSLEEMRTIVRESFRVRQYEPGPTKEWDAAYERFRGLAEEKR, encoded by the coding sequence ATGAGACGACCGCCCAAGTTTCTTGCCTTCGACCTAGGAGCAGAGTCCGGTCGGGCGATGCTGGGAGAACTCGATGGCCGCAGGCTGGGTGTTCGTGAGTTGAGCCGATTCCCGAACCGGATACTGGAACTGAACGGTCACTTGTTCTGGGACGTGTGGCATCTGTTGGACGAGGTCAAGAATGGTCTGCGCGCGTGCGCGGCAGAAGAGCCGACGAGCGTTGGAATAGACACGTGGGGCGTGGATTTTGGCTTGCTTGCGTCAGACGGTACACTCCTGGGGCTGCCCTATTCCTACCGCGATGGTCGGACCGACGGCGCAATGTCGCGGTTCCGCAGGCTGGTTCCCAAACGGAGGGTGTACGAACTGACCGGAATCCAGTTCCTGCCCATCAATACTCTGTACCAGCTCTACTCGATGAAGCGCGACCGTTCGCCGCTTCTGGACGTGGCGACGGACCTGCTGTTCATGCCTGACTTGTTCAATCACCTGCTTACCGGCCGAAAGGCAACTGAGTTCACTATTGCCACCACTTCGCAGCTCTACAATCCGTCGAAGCAGGAGTGGTCGGCAGAGTTGTTGAAGGCACTGGGGCTGCCGAAACGTGTGATGCAGGATATCGTCCAGCCGGGTACAGAGGTTGGTCCGCTTTCGTCTCCGGTGGCGGCAGAAGTAGGGCTCAAGCGCGCCCGCGTTGTCGCCACTGCGAGCCATGACACGGCTTCCGCGGTTGCAGCAGTGCCAGTAGAGGCCGAGGCGTGGATGTTCATCAGCGCCGGGACGTGGTCACTCGTCGGTGTAGAGACCGAGAAGCCGATCACGACGGCCGCCGCCCTGCGTCACAACTTCACGAACGAAGGTGGCGTTGGAGGTCGTTTCCGGTTCCTGAAGAACGTCACCGGCTTCTGGCTGCTGCAGCAACTGGTCAAGTCGTGGGGAGAGGCGGCCGAGTACGGTTCGCTCGTGAAAGAGGCGGCGGAGGCAAAGCCGCTCAATGCCGTGTTCGACCCTGACGCAGACTGCTTCCGTGCCCCCGAGGATATGGGAAAGGCCCTGGTCGAGTATTGCCGAAGCGCTCGGCAACGCCCGCCGCGCACGCGAGCAGAGCAGGTGCGGGCCGTGCTGGAGAGTCTTGCCTTGAAGTACCGACTGGTCAGGGATGAGTTGGAGAAGGTAACAGGGCGGGAGATTGAGCGCGTGCACATTGTTGGCGGGGGAGCGCACAACAGTCTGCTCTGTCAGATGACGGCCGACGCACTCGGTTTGCCCGTGCATGCCGGTCCGGCCGAGGCGACGGCCGTCGGCAACATCTTGGTTCAGGCGATGGCCGCGGGTCTGGTTTCATCGTTGGAGGAGATGCGTACGATAGTACGTGAGTCGTTCAGAGTCAGGCAGTACGAGCCGGGGCCGACGAAGGAATGGGATGCCGCATACGAGCGGTTCCGCGGCCTGGCAGAGGAGAAGCGATGA
- a CDS encoding L-rhamnose isomerase, giving the protein MKDNRLEQAFAWAKEQYQTIGVDVEAALQSLGRVPLSVHCWQGDDVTGFETNRATLAGSGLAVTGSYPGRARNAAELRQDLDKALSLIPGRHRVNLHAMYGEFGAKPVDRDAIAPEHFKGWLDWARERGLGLDFNATLFAHPKAQSGFTLSSTDEAVRRFWVEHVRRSREVSAFLGRGLKSPCIHNLWIPDGAKDAVVDRWERRSLLRKSLDEIFVNTYPMTSMKDSLESKLWGIGSEAFVVGSHEFYMGYALSRGLLLCLDLGHFHPTESVADKVSAILQFSGELLIHVSRGVRWDSDHVPLFDDQLRDVMSEVVRAGGLDRVHIALDYFDANMNRVAAWVIGARATLKAVLTALLEPTARLRELDQTGRLALIEEAKTMPLGAVWDYYCMRAGVPLERDWMAEVSRYEAEVLSGRS; this is encoded by the coding sequence ATGAAGGACAACAGGTTGGAGCAGGCCTTTGCCTGGGCGAAAGAGCAGTACCAGACCATCGGCGTTGATGTCGAAGCGGCGCTGCAGAGTTTGGGGCGCGTGCCGCTCTCAGTTCACTGCTGGCAGGGCGATGATGTGACCGGGTTCGAGACGAACCGGGCAACGCTCGCGGGTTCAGGGTTAGCCGTGACCGGCTCCTATCCAGGACGGGCACGAAATGCTGCCGAGTTGCGGCAGGATTTGGACAAGGCTCTTTCGTTGATTCCGGGGCGGCATCGAGTGAATCTGCACGCGATGTACGGCGAGTTCGGCGCAAAGCCAGTTGACCGAGACGCGATTGCGCCTGAGCACTTCAAGGGCTGGCTCGACTGGGCGCGAGAGCGAGGGCTTGGGCTTGACTTCAACGCCACGCTCTTCGCTCATCCGAAGGCCCAGTCCGGTTTCACTTTGAGCAGTACCGACGAGGCCGTTCGTCGGTTCTGGGTCGAGCACGTGCGGCGCAGTCGGGAAGTCAGCGCGTTTCTCGGCCGCGGACTGAAGAGCCCCTGCATCCACAATCTCTGGATTCCGGATGGAGCCAAGGATGCCGTCGTTGATCGTTGGGAGCGCAGGAGCCTGCTTCGGAAGTCACTCGACGAGATATTCGTGAACACCTATCCGATGACGAGCATGAAAGACTCGCTTGAAAGCAAGCTGTGGGGCATCGGCAGCGAGGCGTTTGTAGTCGGATCACATGAGTTCTACATGGGCTACGCGCTGAGCCGCGGGTTGCTGCTTTGCCTCGATCTGGGGCACTTCCATCCGACCGAGTCGGTCGCGGACAAGGTGTCTGCCATCCTTCAGTTCTCTGGCGAACTGCTGATTCATGTCAGCCGCGGCGTGCGCTGGGACTCAGACCACGTCCCATTGTTCGACGACCAGTTGAGAGACGTAATGTCCGAGGTGGTGCGGGCTGGTGGTCTCGACCGAGTACACATTGCACTCGACTACTTCGACGCGAACATGAACCGCGTCGCGGCATGGGTCATTGGGGCGCGGGCTACCCTCAAGGCAGTGCTCACGGCATTGCTCGAACCCACGGCGCGGCTGCGCGAACTAGACCAGACTGGAAGACTTGCCCTAATTGAAGAGGCGAAGACCATGCCGCTCGGTGCGGTTTGGGATTACTACTGCATGCGCGCCGGCGTTCCTTTGGAGCGTGATTGGATGGCCGAGGTCAGTCGATACGAAGCGGAGGTGCTGAGTGGCCGCTCCTGA